Genomic window (Rossellomorea aquimaris):
CCCCGAGAAACGGAATGCAGTCAGTTATGAAATTATGGAGGGGCTTGAAAAAGCTTTAAATGAGTGTATAAATAATGATCACGTGAAAGCACTACTGATAACGGGAAGTGGTGATCGGGCCTTTTGTTCCGGCGGGGATTTGACTCAATTTCATAACCTTAAGACAGAGAGTGAAAGTTATGAAATGCTCAGTAAAATGGGGGGGCTCATTACGAGGCTTGCCTTTCTGCCAAAGCCCACGATCGCCTTTATAAATGGAACGGCAATTGGAGGCGGATGTGAGATCGCAACCGCATGTGATTTTAGAATTGCTAAAAGAACTGCGAAAATGGGGTTCGTCCAAGGGAATCTTGCCATTACAACTGGCTGGGGAGGGGGAACCTTACTTCTTGAGAGAATTTCAGTGTCAAATGCGCTTTCACTTCTGATGACAGCGAGGGTGGAAGAAGCAGAATTCCTTCATGATATTGGGTTTGTAGATGCGTTAGTTGATGACATTGTGCCAATCCATGAAATTCCCCTCATTAAAATGATCTCTTTGAAATCAGAGGGGGTATTGAAGGCATATAAGCAGCAACTCCTTGAGAGATGGGATAAAAAAAGAGTAGAAGAGAATATCATGAAGGAAATAAGACATTGTGCTAAGCTCTGGGCAAGTGATGAGCACCACGAAGCAGTGGACAAATTCTTTGAAAAATAGGTGAAACATAACAAAAAGGAACAGGTGATTCCCTGTTTCTTTTTGTGTGCTTAAAAAAATAGTGGCGCAGATTCTATCTTCTCTAGTAAGAGCATATGTATGGATAAACTGGATCTTACAGGGGGGATGGAAATGTCTTCGAATAGACAGGATGCATGGAGTCAAGATGAAGATGTGTTGTTAGCGGAAGTGGTATTACGACATATACGAGAGGGTGGTACCCAGCTTCAAGCGTTTGAAGAGGTAGGAAGAAAACTATCAAGAACATCAGCAGCTTGTGGCTTTCGCTGGAACTCATTTGTTCGTAAACAATATAAATCTGGAATCGAACTGGCTAAAAAACAGAGAAAGCAGTCTAAGAAATATTCTCCAATCGTTAAGGCAAACGAGGAAAAGCAGGAAGTGCCGAAACAACAAGTTGAGAGTTCCTCAGAGCTTGAAGTTCCGGAAGTGTTTTCAATGGGAAGCATGATAAATTATCTTCAAAAAGCAGAGGAAGCCGTTCGAAATGGAGAAAAAGTAAGGAATGAAAATACTCAACTGCATGGACAAATCTCTCTATTGAAAGAGAAGCTTCAAGAAGTTGAAGAGGAGTTGAAAGAATACGAAGCAAAATACAATCTCCTTGAAGAAGATCATAAGTCATTATTAGCTATTTTTGAAAAAGCAAGGAAAATGGCTTTATTGCAAGGAAATGAAGACAAGGTGAAGTTTCAAATGGATAAAAACGGGAACCTTCAGCGGTTGAATAAATGAAGAGAAAGATAGGCTGGCTAAAGAATATCTTTAGCCAGCCTATCTTTGGGTTTGTATTAGCTGATTTTCTGTTCTGTGACACCTTCAGGGAACCATACGTATGGATTTTCGCCTAAATCTCTTTCCACTTCGTATGTTACGGCTTCGAAGCCCATTTTCTCCCAGAACCCCTGGGATTTGATACGGGAATTTGTTTTAATAGGTAAACCTAAGCTTTTTGCGAATTCTACCAGCATTTTTCCGTAGCTTTTGTTTTGATATTTTGGTAATACTTCAAGCTTCCATAGCTCCAAGTAATTTTGGGGAGGGTCGAAGTACTGATCAAATCGGGCATTGCGCTGGTACAAACTCATTCTGGCAACCAGCGTATCGCCAAAATAAATTCCATAAAATGGTGATTCGCTATCGTTTTCAATAATGTTTGCTTGTAAGTCTTCTAACATCGATAATTCCTGTACCCCATATTCTTTAAATTTCTTAAACTCTTCGAGAGTTTTATAGTTTACTTTTAATTTCTCCACTTTCACTGCCATCGTATGACCTCCTAAAAATGCTGAAAAATAAATTTGGAAAACATGATCAATCATGTATCCGTTTGCAGCTGATTGTGTGATCAAGCAAGTATTTATTATTATTATATAACAAATAAACAAAAAATTCTGCACTTAATTAAGAAAACGTTTACAATAAAGAAGAAGGAATTCGACGATTTTTGTAGAATTCGTAATATGAACAGATGTGTTCTATAAAGAAAGGGGAGAGATTGTGCAGAAGATTCTAATTGCAAATAGGGGAGAAATTGCTTCAAGAATTATTAAAACCTGTAAACAATTAAACATTCAAACAGTCGCGGTTTATTCGGATGCAGATCAGGATATGCCCTTTGTTAAAGAAGCGGATATTGCTCACCGCATTGGTGAATCACAAGTGAACCGCTCATACTTGGTAGTGGACAATATACTCGATGTAGCGAAAAAGGAAAAAGTGGATGGGATCCATCCCGGATATGGTCTCCTATCAGAAAATGCGGACTTTGCCAGAAGAGTTGCAGAAGAAGGCATCTCCTTTATTGGACCTGCTCATGATATCATCGAAAAGATGGGCGACAAGGTAGAGGCTAGAAGAGTGATGCAAGATGCGTCCGTACCAGTCGTGCCTGGAAGTGATGGAGGAGTGGAATCCCTTGATGCTGCCAAGAGTGTAGCTAATGAAATTGGTTATCCTGTTATGTTGAAGGCAAGTGGTGGAGGCGGGGGGATCGGAATGATTCGCTGTGAAAATGAGCAAGCGCTCGTTCAAAGCTTCGATTCTACTAAAAACCGGGCTAAAGCCTATTTCGGGAAAGAGGAAGTCTTTCTTGAGAAATGTATTGAAAATGCGAGACACGTTGAAGTACAAATTTTTGGAGATCATCACGGGAATTTGGTGCATCTTTTTGAGCGTAATTGCTCAGTGCAAAGAAGAAACCAAAAAGTGATAGAAGAATCACCTTCCCCAAGCCTTTCTCAAGAAACGAAGGAGAAAATGTTTGCATCTGCTATCCAAGCTGGTAAAGCAGTCGACTATACGAATGCTGGAACAGTGGAGTTCATCGTTGATGATGAGGAAAATTTTTATTTCTTGGAAATGAATACACGACTTCAAGTGGAACATCCGGTCACTGAATCCATCACAGGATTAGATTTAGTGAAGTGGCAGCTTTTGGTAGCTTCTGGTGAGCCTCTGCCTCTATGCAAACAGGAGGAAATCCATGCAAACGGTCATGCCATTGAGTTCAGGGTATATGCTGAGGATCCAAAGACTTTTTACCCGTCCCCAGGTCAGTTAACGACCTTACAATGGGGTAAAGGGGATGATGTTCGAATAGATAGTGGTTATGAAGAAGGAAATAAAGTCACTCCTTTCTATGATCCGATGATTTCAAAATGCATCATCAAAGGAGATAACCGTGAGGACGCGTTACATAAAGCCAAGGTCTTCTTTGAAGGGGTAACCATTGAAGGGGTTAAAACAAATGTCGCTCTCTTCAAGGATATCATTGAAGATATAGGTTTTATTGAAGGAACTTATACAACGAAATGGCTTCAGGACTTTTTAAAGGCTAACCAAATGTAAGAACAATAAATGCAGGGCATTATGCTAATGCCTGTAAAGAATTCAACTAAAAGAGGACAAACTGGAGGAATCAATCATGAAGGAAATTACATCATCAATGGCAGGAACGGTATTAAATGTACTGGTAGAACAAGGTGGAGAAGTGTCTGTTGGAGATACTGTCTTAATGCTTGAATCAATGAAAATGGAAATTCCTGTTGAAGCTGAAACGGGAGGGAAGGTTTCTGAAATTAAAGTGAGTGTAGGGGATTTTGTCAATGAAGGGGATGTATTACTCGTTATTGAAGGTTAACTCGAGTATGCAAACATTAAGTCAGAGATGCTGTGAACATCTCTGACTTGTTTACGCATTTACATAAAACGACGGAGGGGATATTATGTCGACATCTAAAACGATCATCAACACTCTCGAACAAACGAGAGAAAGGATTACTTCGGGTGGTCAGCCAAAATATCATGAGAAATTGAAAGAACAGAAAAAGATGTTTGTTCGTGATCGGCTTCAACAATTATTTGATAATGGGGATTACCAAGAAGATGGTATGTTTGCAAACAATAAGGCCGAAGATCTGCCGGCGGATGGAGTCGTAACGGCAATTGGAAAGGTTGGAGGCCAGACTGTTTGTGTAATGGCCAACGATTCCACAGTTAAAGCAGGATCATGGGGAGCGAGAACCGTTGAGAAAATCATTCGAATTCAAGAAACCGCTCTGAATTTAAAAGTGCCCATCTTTTATTTAGTAGATTCAGCCGGAGCTCGCATTACCGATCAGTTAGATATGTTCCCTAATCGACGTGGGGCAGGTAAGATCTTTCACAATCAAGTGAAAATGTCAGGAATGGTTCCGCAAATTTGTGTTCTTTTTGGTCCTTCTGCAGCTGGTGGAGCGTATATCCCGGCTTTTTGTGACATAGTGATCATGGTTGATGGGAATGCGTCTATGTACCTTGGTTCCCCTCGAATGGCAGAGAAAGTGATCGGTGAGAAAGTAACGCTTGAAGAAATGGGTGGTGCAAGAATGCACTGCACTGTCAGTGGGTGTGGAGATCTTCTTGCAGCAACTGAAGAGGAAGCGATTGAGGAAGCGAAGAGATATTTAAGTTATTTTCCGGCGAATTATCAACATAAGCCTGCTGTTAAGGAAGGTCTCGCTCCTAAGCATGAGAAGCTGTTAGAAGACATTATCCCGGAACATCAAAATGCACCTTTTAATATGTACGATTGCATCGATACATTGATCGATGAAGGAAGCTTCTTTGAAATGAAAAAACTTTTCGCTCCTGAATTAATCACCGGCTTCGGGCGCATGGATGGTAAAGTGGTCGGGATCATTGCCAATCAGCCAAAGGTAAAGGGAGGAGTCCTTTTCCATGATTCTGCGGACAAGGGGGCGAAATTCATCCAGTTATGTGATGCCTTCCATATTCCGTTATTATTCCTGGCTGATGTGCCCGGGTTTATGATAGGGACAAAGGTGGAGAGAGCAGGGATCATTCGCCATGGAGCAAAGTTGATAGCTGCCATGAGCTCTGCAACGGTTACGAAGATATCTGTCATTGTAAGAAAAGCATACGGCGCAGGTCTATATGCAATGGCAGGTCCAGCTTTTGATCCGGATGTTTGTATTGCCCTCCCTACAGCCCAAATTGCTGTAATGGGACCGGAAGCAGCCGTAAATGCGGTTTATTCAAATAAGATACAAGCTATCGAAGATCCAAAAGAGAGAATTCAATATGTTCAAGAAAAGCAGAAGGAATATAAAGAGCATATCGATATTTATAAATTGGCATCGGAATTAATTGTAGACGAAATTACAGCACCGAATGAGTTGCGTTCTGTATTAATTCAACGTTATAAACTTTATGAAACCAAAGATGTTCAATTTAGTGAAAGAAAACATCCCGTATATCCTGTTTAAACTATGAAATGTATGGCTCGTTCCTTAGGGACGGGTCTTTTCTTTCGAGTATAGGATGATTCATTTAGCCTATGGTTTTCTAGTTGTTTAAAATTTGGTAAACTATTCTTAAAAACATGTATGAGTAAGGAGTCATTATGAAAATAGGAATCATTGGAGGAGGAGCAGTCGGGCTATTATTTGCAGGATATTTGGGCCAAAAGTTTGATGTCACTCTTTTTGTAAGGAGAGAGGAACAGGTTCAGAGCCTGTTAATGAATGGTATAACAGTACATAAAGGAAGCTCTTCATTCACCACGCGAGTCCACTCTGATTTTCTTACAGAAGTTCCCTTGAAGTTTGACTTCGTCATTGTGGCAGTGAAGGAATATGATTTAAAACCTCTGGAAAATGTGTTGGAGCTTATGGATAAGAATCAACCCCTATTATTTCTTCAGAATGGAATTGGGCATTTGGAATGGGTGAATTCTTTGCCCCACTACAATTTACTCGCGGGTTCCGTAGAGCATGGCGCTCTGAAAGAAAACGACCATGCGCTCCATCATTTAGGAGTGGCGAAGACAAATCTTGCTTTAATTAAAGGAGAATGGGGAGTTGTAGAAGAATTAGTATCACAGAGTATTCCTTCTTTTCCATTTTTATTAAAAGAAGACTTTGAGGAAATGCTCCTAACTAAGTTATTCGTCAATGTACTAATTAACCCTCTGACGGCTTTAGCCCGGGTAAGGAACGGGAAGCTGGTTGAAAACCCACATCTCCATCAATTACAAAGGGACTTATTCCAAGAACTGCTTCTCCTATTTCCCCATATGGAAAAAATTGTTTCCTTTGAAGGGGTGGTGGGAATTTGCAAAAATACATACGAAAACAGGTCTTCCATGCTAAAAGACATTGAATCTGAAAGGAGAACTGAAATAGAGTCTATCTTAGGCGTTCTTCTGGAAAAAGCACAAAAAGAACACCATTTTGTACCCATCATGAATGTAGTATACAGATTAGTTAAAGGAATTGAAAGAGAAGGTCTGGGGGGATAAAATGGCTTCGATTTTTTCGACCATCATTGCCATATTTGTGTTAATCCCATTTTTGGGATATTTCATCAGTTTCATTCTAGCGAAAGAGATCATGAAGAACCATCGTAAAGCCGTTCATCTGGCCATTGATGTTACAACCTTTCTTCTAATCGTCTCAGTTCACTTCATCGTCATCGCCATTTGGCGAACCTCATACCTATGGCTGATCTTCCTTATCATTTGCTCCATTGGAGTTCTATTTGCCATCATGTACTGGAAAGCAAAGGGGGAGATTCACTACCCTAAGGTGCTGAGAGGTTTCTGGCGACTGAACTTTCTGGTATTCTTTACTGCTTATATAACATTAATGATCACAGGATTGATCCTCCGTATTCTTGAATTGTATTAGAAAAAACAACAGGCAAGTTTTTTCCTTTTCTTAATGTGGAATGATATACTCATCGTTAGGATATAAAGAGCTAGAAAAGGAGTAATTTAAATGGAAGTGGAAAGCTTAAACATTCCAGCAATAAATAAGTTCGCCTCTCAATACTTAAAACAAGAAGAGCCAGTCACTTCTTTTTTTCACTATAATGTAAACAGTTCTTCCGTCTATTCTGACCGGATGAAAGATTTAGCTTCTCGTCAGTTTCAGAGAGAGGATCTGGCAGGGTGTATATCTTCTTATATGAAGTCATTGCCGTCATCTGAAAAGGTAGAGGAATCGCTGGGGAAATTGAGAAACGATGCCGTAACCGTCATCGCTGGGCAACAGGCCGGTCTAATGACTGGACCACTCTACACAATACATAAAATCATTTCGGTCATTCAACTAGCCAGACAACAGGAAGCTGAGTTAAAGCATCCTGTTGTACCAGTTTTTTGGATTGCGGGTGAAGATCATGATTATCAAGAAGTGAATCATATTTACGTTGAAAAAGGATCAAAGCTTGAAAAAATCGGATATCCGGAGAGAATCGTAGAAAAGAAAATGACCTCTCATATTACGTATAAAAAAACAGTAATGAAGAAATGGCTCAATGACATATTAGTAATGCTGGGAGAAACAGAGCATACAAAACAGCTGGCATCTGACCTGACTAAAATGATTGAAGAAGAAGAGGATATTGTTCGATTCTTTGCCCATTTTGTGATGAGCTTATTCAAAGAATTCGGATTATTGGTCATCGATTCTGCTTATCCACTATTAAGGAAGCTTGAATCAAGACATTTTCACCATTTGATTGAAAACAGTCAATCCATCACAGATAAGGTGCTTGAGCAACAAGAAGAAATCCGGAAAAATGGGTATGGAACTCAATTGGACATTTCCCCTATAGCCGCCAATCTGTTTATCCAACTTCAGGATGGACGTGCTTTGTTAGAAAGAGATGGGAATAAGTTCTTTGAGAAGAATAGCGGTAAAGCATATTCCAGTCTTGAATTGCTATCCATTCTGGATGAAAGTCCAGAATCATTCAGCAATAATGTTGTCACCAGACCCATGATGCAAGAATGGTTATTTCCAACACTCGCATTTGTGGCCGGCCCTGGCGAAATTGCCTATTGGGGTGAATTGAAGAAAGCCTTTGAATATGTGGACTTGAAAATGCCTCCGGTTGTCCCAAGGTTAAATATAACAATAGTGGAACGAGAAATAGATAAGAGAATTCAAGATCTTCAATTGACTCTGCATGGAGTGATTACAGAAGGAGTTTCTACGGCTCGTGATGCATTTTGGAAATCCCTCGAGCGCCCGGATTTAGAGTTTGAAATGAAGGGAATCCAGGAAGAACTGCAGCGTCAATATGAAAAGATTCGCGAACAGGCAGTCAGTATTGATCAGGGATTACATCCGATCATTGATAAGAATCTTGAATTCCACTTGAGCCAATTCGATTATCTGCGCAACAAAGTGAACAAAGCCTTGAAGGATAAGAATTCATTAACCTTTAATCAATTCATGAAGGTGGAAAACAGCATCAGACCAAATGAAGGCCCACAGGAAAGAACGTGGAATGTCCTTTATTTCTTAAACAAATACGGTCCCGATTTTGTAAGAGACCTGACACTTCTTGAATTCACCTTTGATGGGACTCACAAAGTGGTATATATCTAATGGAAGACTCGTACGGTATTAATAGTCTCGACAAGTAAAAAAATGAAAGGACCTAATTCGTTTAAAATTGCGAATTAGGTCCTTTTTACGTTGTATAAAGACAAATTTCACTTGTGAAAAATTGTCTGGAAAAGAGAGAAAAACACTAACGGAAAATAGAGGAAATATTTTGTAAGTAAAGAATTTAGAAAAGAGTGGAGAAAAGTGGGGGGATGTGGTACATTTGTGTTAGAAAGTGGGGGCAGTGCATATGTTCATGGGCGAATATCAACATAACATTGATAATAAAGGCCGTTTAATCGTACCTGCCAAGTTCCGTGATCACCTCGGAGAATCATTTGTCATCACCCGAGGGTTGGATCAATGTTTATTTGGTTATCCCATGGATGAGTGGCGAGCTCTTGAAGACAAGCTCAAAGCCCTACCACTGACAAAGAAAGATGCCCGTGCCTTCACTCGGTTCTTCTTCTCTGGAGCAACTGA
Coding sequences:
- a CDS encoding DUF3397 domain-containing protein, with translation MASIFSTIIAIFVLIPFLGYFISFILAKEIMKNHRKAVHLAIDVTTFLLIVSVHFIVIAIWRTSYLWLIFLIICSIGVLFAIMYWKAKGEIHYPKVLRGFWRLNFLVFFTAYITLMITGLILRILELY
- a CDS encoding RsfA family transcriptional regulator, translated to MSSNRQDAWSQDEDVLLAEVVLRHIREGGTQLQAFEEVGRKLSRTSAACGFRWNSFVRKQYKSGIELAKKQRKQSKKYSPIVKANEEKQEVPKQQVESSSELEVPEVFSMGSMINYLQKAEEAVRNGEKVRNENTQLHGQISLLKEKLQEVEEELKEYEAKYNLLEEDHKSLLAIFEKARKMALLQGNEDKVKFQMDKNGNLQRLNK
- a CDS encoding enoyl-CoA hydratase/isomerase family protein; translation: MGEYIIHMNKDGILQFIINRPEKRNAVSYEIMEGLEKALNECINNDHVKALLITGSGDRAFCSGGDLTQFHNLKTESESYEMLSKMGGLITRLAFLPKPTIAFINGTAIGGGCEIATACDFRIAKRTAKMGFVQGNLAITTGWGGGTLLLERISVSNALSLLMTARVEEAEFLHDIGFVDALVDDIVPIHEIPLIKMISLKSEGVLKAYKQQLLERWDKKRVEENIMKEIRHCAKLWASDEHHEAVDKFFEK
- a CDS encoding 2-dehydropantoate 2-reductase → MKIGIIGGGAVGLLFAGYLGQKFDVTLFVRREEQVQSLLMNGITVHKGSSSFTTRVHSDFLTEVPLKFDFVIVAVKEYDLKPLENVLELMDKNQPLLFLQNGIGHLEWVNSLPHYNLLAGSVEHGALKENDHALHHLGVAKTNLALIKGEWGVVEELVSQSIPSFPFLLKEDFEEMLLTKLFVNVLINPLTALARVRNGKLVENPHLHQLQRDLFQELLLLFPHMEKIVSFEGVVGICKNTYENRSSMLKDIESERRTEIESILGVLLEKAQKEHHFVPIMNVVYRLVKGIEREGLGG
- the mraZ gene encoding division/cell wall cluster transcriptional repressor MraZ, whose protein sequence is MFMGEYQHNIDNKGRLIVPAKFRDHLGESFVITRGLDQCLFGYPMDEWRALEDKLKALPLTKKDARAFTRFFFSGATESELDKTGRVNIPATLVNYAQLDKECIILGVSNRIEIWSKSLWEDYFTQSEDSFAELAENMVGFDI
- the bshC gene encoding bacillithiol biosynthesis cysteine-adding enzyme BshC, producing MEVESLNIPAINKFASQYLKQEEPVTSFFHYNVNSSSVYSDRMKDLASRQFQREDLAGCISSYMKSLPSSEKVEESLGKLRNDAVTVIAGQQAGLMTGPLYTIHKIISVIQLARQQEAELKHPVVPVFWIAGEDHDYQEVNHIYVEKGSKLEKIGYPERIVEKKMTSHITYKKTVMKKWLNDILVMLGETEHTKQLASDLTKMIEEEEDIVRFFAHFVMSLFKEFGLLVIDSAYPLLRKLESRHFHHLIENSQSITDKVLEQQEEIRKNGYGTQLDISPIAANLFIQLQDGRALLERDGNKFFEKNSGKAYSSLELLSILDESPESFSNNVVTRPMMQEWLFPTLAFVAGPGEIAYWGELKKAFEYVDLKMPPVVPRLNITIVEREIDKRIQDLQLTLHGVITEGVSTARDAFWKSLERPDLEFEMKGIQEELQRQYEKIREQAVSIDQGLHPIIDKNLEFHLSQFDYLRNKVNKALKDKNSLTFNQFMKVENSIRPNEGPQERTWNVLYFLNKYGPDFVRDLTLLEFTFDGTHKVVYI
- a CDS encoding N-acetyltransferase — translated: MAVKVEKLKVNYKTLEEFKKFKEYGVQELSMLEDLQANIIENDSESPFYGIYFGDTLVARMSLYQRNARFDQYFDPPQNYLELWKLEVLPKYQNKSYGKMLVEFAKSLGLPIKTNSRIKSQGFWEKMGFEAVTYEVERDLGENPYVWFPEGVTEQKIS
- a CDS encoding acyl-CoA carboxylase subunit beta, translating into MSTSKTIINTLEQTRERITSGGQPKYHEKLKEQKKMFVRDRLQQLFDNGDYQEDGMFANNKAEDLPADGVVTAIGKVGGQTVCVMANDSTVKAGSWGARTVEKIIRIQETALNLKVPIFYLVDSAGARITDQLDMFPNRRGAGKIFHNQVKMSGMVPQICVLFGPSAAGGAYIPAFCDIVIMVDGNASMYLGSPRMAEKVIGEKVTLEEMGGARMHCTVSGCGDLLAATEEEAIEEAKRYLSYFPANYQHKPAVKEGLAPKHEKLLEDIIPEHQNAPFNMYDCIDTLIDEGSFFEMKKLFAPELITGFGRMDGKVVGIIANQPKVKGGVLFHDSADKGAKFIQLCDAFHIPLLFLADVPGFMIGTKVERAGIIRHGAKLIAAMSSATVTKISVIVRKAYGAGLYAMAGPAFDPDVCIALPTAQIAVMGPEAAVNAVYSNKIQAIEDPKERIQYVQEKQKEYKEHIDIYKLASELIVDEITAPNELRSVLIQRYKLYETKDVQFSERKHPVYPV
- a CDS encoding biotin/lipoyl-binding carrier protein, with the translated sequence MKEITSSMAGTVLNVLVEQGGEVSVGDTVLMLESMKMEIPVEAETGGKVSEIKVSVGDFVNEGDVLLVIEG
- a CDS encoding acetyl-CoA carboxylase biotin carboxylase subunit codes for the protein MQKILIANRGEIASRIIKTCKQLNIQTVAVYSDADQDMPFVKEADIAHRIGESQVNRSYLVVDNILDVAKKEKVDGIHPGYGLLSENADFARRVAEEGISFIGPAHDIIEKMGDKVEARRVMQDASVPVVPGSDGGVESLDAAKSVANEIGYPVMLKASGGGGGIGMIRCENEQALVQSFDSTKNRAKAYFGKEEVFLEKCIENARHVEVQIFGDHHGNLVHLFERNCSVQRRNQKVIEESPSPSLSQETKEKMFASAIQAGKAVDYTNAGTVEFIVDDEENFYFLEMNTRLQVEHPVTESITGLDLVKWQLLVASGEPLPLCKQEEIHANGHAIEFRVYAEDPKTFYPSPGQLTTLQWGKGDDVRIDSGYEEGNKVTPFYDPMISKCIIKGDNREDALHKAKVFFEGVTIEGVKTNVALFKDIIEDIGFIEGTYTTKWLQDFLKANQM